In Silene latifolia isolate original U9 population chromosome 6, ASM4854445v1, whole genome shotgun sequence, the genomic window AGTTTTCATTGGTAGTGAAATCATAATCATAGACAGCATAACGGCATTCATTCTCAGGCAAAGAGTTAGTGAAATCGTCGTAAGTATCGTCTGGATTACCAAGCTTCTCCACCATTACTTGTTGCATCTTCTCTTCTATTTTGAATACAATAAACCTATGGTTTCTCTTTGCCTTCAACTCCATGAACTTCAACTTACATTCATCATCTACTGCCATTCCCGATTTTGCGTTCGCCTTTAAACAAGCAAACAATCCAGCATTTTAGAAACATGTAAGATCATAAGGTCTATCTAATTTGATTGTTCATTTGTTCATTAATCAATGTCAACAACagcaacatcagagccttaatcccgaAATGATTTGAGGTCAGCTGACATGAatatcctttagaaccgtccatggtaATAAACAACAGCAGCGATATCACAGTGCCTCAAAGATTCGTGCAAATGGCTAGCTAAGGGGTCGGATGTACAGCATTGCCTCTATGTTATATACATTGTTCAAACAACT contains:
- the LOC141586081 gene encoding actin-depolymerizing factor 10, coding for MANAKSGMAVDDECKLKFMELKAKRNHRFIVFKIEEKMQQVMVEKLGNPDDTYDDFTNSLPENECRYAVYDYDFTTNENCQKSKIFFFAWSPDTSRVRSKMLYASTKDTFKRELDGIQCELQATDASEMSLDIVKERAL